In the genome of Xanthocytophaga agilis, one region contains:
- a CDS encoding BamA/TamA family outer membrane protein → MTSPVWLFVLPGCVSQEKVIKPGQSLLYSQHIKGNTKVSATELESFYKQRANRRWLNLPIYPYLYLYRLGLRTYDQAKVEKEINEEQDRYTQKVRAAGTDSIEIARIERKHEKKLNRLNRQLIEGNWLMRKGEPPVAFDSTLARKTTEQMQNYLQSKGFFRSNVHLEYTTDTLQRSRVTYSITENQRYFIRKATWVTTNIKIDSLLTANAPKTHIKLNEGYDGDKVLAERDRIDKLLKDNGYYSFSKQYIKVVLDTIPDSTLNIDSTLRNNYIFLKTIINNPPDGSTHKIYVVDDVYFTEDAATRGRGERDTILFNGIHYLSRNHRFSRKVVNSKILIRPHTPYSQQKSIETQQLFGNLDIFKFANIYYDTTGGKFNARIYASPLDRFSYSVEAGGTVTLANGYPGPFGSTIFKVRNIFGGLEVFELRATGSVEGVAGFISEGNNNILSSQQLSLTSALTFPQILIPGKIKYFFSPYLPQTRVSVGYNLTNRPDFRRYGFKGTFSYLWQPQPQKQFNVTVLEISRIFSDYTKNPAGEALKNEILDLKKEGSTLWRAFQKAFVSSINASYTYSNSNNMRQKAQYLRLFAESGGLFLFVPQARDLIGITQSDSTSDGLQFYRFIKLNADYRFFIPRGRQSMWAFRINAGFANPYGPAGTLPYEKFFFAGGSNSIRAWSPRRLGLGSSPDSLDAKGNYTYKFEQPGDIILEASVEYRTPLVKFSNFNIGIAFFADAGNVWLLRKDKTIPNGEFAIDRFYKEIAVGSGMGLRFDFSFLIVRFDFGTKVYDPGRRPADRWAVTKIFGPKSFFAPGQSTINFGIGYPF, encoded by the coding sequence TTGACATCACCTGTATGGTTATTTGTTCTTCCAGGGTGTGTCTCACAGGAAAAAGTTATTAAACCTGGCCAGTCCTTGTTATATAGTCAACATATAAAGGGTAATACAAAAGTATCAGCAACAGAATTGGAGTCTTTTTACAAACAAAGAGCCAATCGAAGATGGCTTAACTTACCCATTTATCCTTATTTATATTTATATCGGCTAGGTTTGAGAACATATGATCAGGCAAAAGTAGAGAAAGAAATCAATGAGGAACAAGATCGGTATACGCAAAAAGTGAGAGCTGCAGGAACAGATTCTATCGAAATTGCCAGAATCGAAAGAAAACATGAAAAAAAATTAAACCGTCTCAATCGGCAACTCATTGAAGGAAACTGGCTTATGCGTAAAGGAGAGCCTCCAGTTGCATTTGATTCAACATTAGCTAGAAAAACAACAGAGCAAATGCAAAATTACCTTCAAAGCAAAGGTTTTTTTAGAAGTAATGTACACCTTGAATATACTACGGATACACTTCAACGTTCCAGAGTCACCTATTCTATTACAGAAAATCAACGATATTTTATCAGAAAAGCTACTTGGGTTACAACAAATATAAAAATAGACAGCTTGCTTACTGCAAATGCACCGAAAACGCATATCAAACTTAATGAAGGATATGATGGTGATAAAGTCCTTGCAGAAAGAGATAGAATAGATAAACTACTGAAAGATAATGGATACTATAGCTTTAGTAAACAATACATCAAAGTTGTTCTGGACACTATTCCGGATTCAACACTAAACATAGATTCAACTTTACGCAATAATTATATCTTTCTTAAAACTATCATTAATAATCCACCAGATGGATCTACACATAAAATCTATGTAGTTGATGATGTATACTTTACAGAAGATGCAGCAACCAGAGGCCGAGGCGAAAGAGATACTATTTTATTTAATGGTATTCATTATCTTTCTAGAAACCATCGTTTCTCCAGAAAAGTAGTAAATAGCAAAATCTTAATTCGGCCACACACTCCCTATAGTCAACAAAAATCCATTGAAACACAACAATTATTTGGCAATCTGGATATTTTCAAGTTCGCAAATATTTATTACGATACAACTGGAGGTAAATTCAATGCCCGAATTTATGCCAGTCCGTTAGACAGATTTTCCTATTCTGTGGAGGCAGGAGGAACAGTAACTCTTGCCAACGGATATCCGGGCCCATTTGGTAGCACTATATTTAAGGTTCGAAATATCTTTGGAGGACTGGAAGTATTTGAACTGCGTGCAACAGGGAGTGTTGAAGGGGTAGCTGGCTTTATTAGTGAAGGTAACAATAATATATTGAGCAGTCAGCAATTGAGTCTTACTTCTGCACTAACCTTTCCACAAATACTAATACCAGGAAAGATTAAGTATTTTTTTAGTCCGTATTTACCACAAACCAGAGTATCTGTTGGTTATAATCTAACCAATCGCCCTGATTTTCGCCGATATGGATTTAAAGGAACGTTCAGCTATTTATGGCAGCCTCAACCACAAAAACAATTCAATGTTACAGTGCTGGAGATCAGTAGGATTTTCTCTGACTATACTAAAAACCCTGCTGGAGAGGCGTTAAAGAATGAGATTCTTGATCTTAAAAAGGAAGGAAGTACATTGTGGAGAGCATTTCAAAAGGCATTTGTTTCCAGCATTAATGCCTCTTACACCTATAGTAACAGTAACAACATGAGACAAAAGGCACAATATCTACGTTTGTTTGCAGAAAGTGGAGGTTTGTTTCTGTTTGTTCCACAAGCGAGGGACTTAATCGGGATTACTCAAAGCGATAGTACAAGCGATGGACTTCAATTTTACCGATTCATAAAATTAAACGCAGATTACCGTTTCTTTATTCCCCGCGGACGGCAAAGTATGTGGGCATTTAGAATCAATGCAGGGTTTGCCAATCCTTATGGACCGGCAGGAACATTACCCTATGAGAAATTTTTCTTTGCAGGTGGTAGTAATAGCATAAGGGCTTGGTCTCCAAGAAGGTTAGGCTTGGGTTCTTCTCCAGATAGCCTTGATGCGAAAGGAAACTACACCTATAAATTTGAACAACCCGGTGATATTATTCTAGAAGCATCTGTGGAATATAGAACCCCTTTGGTGAAATTCAGCAACTTTAACATAGGTATTGCATTCTTTGCTGATGCAGGAAATGTATGGCTCTTACGAAAAGACAAAACTATACCTAATGGAGAATTCGCAATTGATCGTTTTTATAAAGAAATAGCAGTAGGCTCTGGAATGGGATTACGATTCGATTTTTCATTCCTGATTGTTCGCTTTGATTTTGGAACAAAAGTTTATGACCCAGGACGACGTCCTGCGGATAGATGGGCTGTTACGAAAATATTTGGCCCCAAATCCTTTTTTGCACCCGGACAGAGTACTATTAACTTCGGTATTGGTTATCCTTTTTGA
- the miaB gene encoding tRNA (N6-isopentenyl adenosine(37)-C2)-methylthiotransferase MiaB, producing the protein MERVVQQLEILTETDKEACEMPRISKEENRGNSRKMYIESYGCQMNFADSEIVTSILQEQGFDTTSDFNNADVIFLNTCAIRENAEQKVRNRLKHLTNVKKNRPGTLIGVLGCMAERLKSKFLEEERIVDMVVGPDAYRDLPRLVEEADGGQKAVNVFLSREETYADISPVRLNSNGVTAFISIMRGCDNMCSFCVVPFTRGRERSRDPYSIVAEARDLFAQGYRDVTLLGQNVDSYKWKASEESKETCNFAQLLEQVALIHPDLRVRFTTSHPKDFTDEVLHTMAKYENICKYIHLPAQSGNSRVLQLMNRTYDREWYLDRIAAIRRILGEECGISTDMIAGFCSETEEEHQDSLSLMEIVKYDFAYMFTYSERPNTPAAKKLADDISPEVKNRRLNEIIEMQQKSSLERNKLDLGKVHKVLVEGTSKRSEDHLQGRTSANKVVVFPKKHYKKGDYVNVFVNDCTNATLLGEAID; encoded by the coding sequence ATGGAAAGAGTTGTTCAACAATTGGAAATACTAACTGAAACGGATAAAGAAGCTTGTGAAATGCCCCGTATCTCAAAAGAGGAAAATCGGGGTAATTCTCGCAAGATGTATATAGAGAGTTATGGTTGTCAGATGAATTTTGCAGATAGTGAAATAGTTACTTCTATTTTACAGGAGCAAGGTTTTGATACAACTTCTGATTTCAATAATGCAGACGTAATTTTTCTTAATACATGTGCTATTAGGGAAAACGCAGAACAGAAAGTCAGAAATAGGCTTAAACATCTGACCAATGTCAAAAAAAATCGCCCAGGAACCCTGATTGGAGTATTGGGTTGTATGGCAGAACGACTGAAGTCCAAATTTCTGGAGGAAGAACGTATTGTGGACATGGTAGTCGGACCTGATGCTTACAGAGATTTGCCTCGTTTAGTAGAAGAAGCAGATGGAGGCCAAAAGGCAGTAAATGTATTTCTCTCCAGAGAAGAAACCTACGCAGATATTTCTCCAGTACGTCTCAATTCCAATGGGGTTACAGCATTTATCTCTATCATGCGTGGTTGTGATAACATGTGTTCTTTTTGTGTTGTTCCTTTTACTCGTGGACGCGAGCGGAGCCGCGACCCGTACTCCATCGTAGCAGAAGCCAGAGACTTATTCGCTCAAGGTTATCGGGATGTCACATTGTTAGGTCAAAATGTTGACTCATATAAATGGAAAGCATCAGAAGAAAGTAAAGAGACATGCAATTTTGCTCAACTATTGGAGCAGGTGGCATTGATTCATCCGGATCTTCGGGTAAGGTTTACTACCTCACACCCAAAAGATTTCACAGATGAGGTTCTTCATACAATGGCTAAGTATGAAAACATCTGTAAGTATATCCATTTACCTGCACAAAGTGGTAATTCTCGTGTGCTACAATTAATGAATCGTACCTATGACAGAGAATGGTATCTGGATCGGATAGCTGCAATTCGCAGAATTCTGGGTGAAGAATGTGGTATTTCAACAGATATGATTGCAGGATTCTGTAGTGAAACGGAAGAAGAACATCAAGACTCTCTATCATTGATGGAGATAGTCAAATATGATTTTGCGTATATGTTTACATATTCCGAGCGACCTAATACGCCTGCTGCTAAAAAACTAGCTGACGATATTTCTCCTGAAGTGAAAAATCGTCGGCTAAATGAGATCATTGAGATGCAGCAAAAAAGTTCTCTGGAACGCAACAAACTGGATTTGGGAAAAGTACATAAGGTTTTGGTTGAAGGTACATCAAAACGCTCTGAAGATCATCTGCAAGGACGTACTTCTGCAAACAAAGTGGTTGTATTTCCTAAAAAGCATTATAAAAAAGGTGATTATGTAAATGTATTTGTGAACGACTGTACCAATGCAACCCTGTTAGGTGAAGCTATAGATTAA